The following are from one region of the Ischnura elegans chromosome 12, ioIscEleg1.1, whole genome shotgun sequence genome:
- the LOC124169368 gene encoding probable ATP-dependent RNA helicase DDX46 has translation MAEEWNPSVGGGNLLYPELLSREELVQILLSRCVQKQLIEGLDKYKLVDLFHRIVLPLPQRTYSDNRRGKILNALRKKAEMSMKNNEKEANSSSRSGQRSSVSRDDSRLSHEKRSLSKSRDSLDHIVINDRRKRPKSEGESREKSVESPKLASSESKSTTVIKLKRSHTVGEPLPAKDKDNEEDEKKKKRKIVWP, from the exons ATGGCTGAAGAGTGGAATCCTTCTGTGGGAGGCGGAAATTTATTATATCCGGAGCTATTATCCCGAGAAGAACTAGTACAAATACTTCTTTCA AGATGTGTGCAAAAGCAACTAATTGAAGGCCTAGACAAGTATAAGTTGGTAGATTTATTTCATAGAATAGTGTTGCCTTTGCCTCAGAGAACGTACAGTGATAACAGAAGGGGTAAAATTCTGAATGCTCTACGGAAAAAAGCGGAAAT GagtatgaaaaataatgagaaagaagCCAATTCTTCCAGCCGAAGTGGCCAGCGGAGCAGTGTTTCAAGAGATGATTCGAGATTATCTCATGAGAAACGTTCTTTGAGTAAATCTCGCGACTCTCTCGACCATATCGTTATAAATGATCGTCGGAAACGGCCTAAAAGTGAAGGCGAAAGCCGAGAGAAGTCGGTAGAATCTCCGAAATTGGCGAGTTCTGAGAGTAAATCAACTACGGTTATAAAACTGAAAAGGTCACACACTGTCGGTGAG ccATTACCAGCCAAGGATAAGGATAATGAGGAAgatgagaaaaagaagaaaaggaaaattgtTTGGCCTTAA